A single region of the Parasphingorhabdus litoris DSM 22379 genome encodes:
- a CDS encoding polyprenyl synthetase family protein, with the protein MDLQQEMRRVADAVDKQFDLMLAVPDDARAQLFETMRHAAIGGGKRLRPLLVMATSHLFNVDENCALRAATALEALHVYSLIHDDLPCMDDDDMRRGKPTAHKAFGEAQAVLAGDALHALAFELLADENTHSDPFVRAEMVACLAKAAGPSGMAGGQMMDLVAESTTFDLQTVTRLQQLKTGALISACVEIGAILGRLPVEGRTGLRGYAHSLGLAFQIADDILDVEGDEALAGKALHKDEEAGKQTFLSLMGLERAKEQAQMLVDQAKSHLNGYGEEADLLRTIAEFTVQRDR; encoded by the coding sequence ATGGACCTGCAGCAGGAAATGCGCCGCGTTGCCGATGCGGTGGACAAGCAATTTGATCTGATGCTTGCAGTACCTGATGATGCCAGGGCGCAGCTTTTTGAAACCATGCGTCATGCTGCAATTGGTGGCGGCAAAAGGCTTCGGCCTTTGCTGGTCATGGCGACATCCCATCTTTTCAATGTTGATGAAAACTGTGCGTTGCGTGCGGCCACAGCGTTGGAAGCCTTGCACGTCTATTCACTGATTCATGATGATCTGCCTTGCATGGATGATGATGATATGCGGCGCGGCAAGCCGACGGCGCACAAGGCTTTTGGTGAGGCGCAGGCTGTTCTGGCAGGTGACGCGCTGCATGCGCTGGCATTTGAATTGCTGGCGGATGAAAATACTCATAGCGATCCATTTGTCCGGGCCGAGATGGTGGCCTGCTTAGCAAAGGCTGCTGGTCCATCGGGAATGGCAGGCGGCCAGATGATGGATCTTGTCGCCGAGAGCACCACATTTGATCTGCAAACCGTTACGCGATTGCAACAATTGAAAACCGGTGCGCTTATCAGTGCCTGTGTTGAAATTGGAGCGATCCTTGGACGTCTTCCCGTCGAAGGTCGTACTGGCCTGCGGGGTTATGCCCATAGTCTGGGGCTCGCATTTCAAATTGCCGATGACATTCTTGACGTTGAAGGCGACGAAGCGCTTGCCGGAAAAGCGCTGCATAAGGATGAGGAAGCCGGCAAACAGACTTTTTTGAGTCTGATGGGACTGGAACGTGCCAAGGAACAGGCGCAAATGCTGGTTGATCAAGCAAAGTCACATCTAAATGGCTATGGGGAGGAGGCTGATTTGCTTCGCACCATTGCTGAATTTACTGTCCAGCGAGACCGTTGA
- a CDS encoding exodeoxyribonuclease VII small subunit codes for MSETAQDMSDDIAQLNFEDALRRLEDIVRKLESGDVPLDQSIALYEQGEKLRGLCQKRLEDAQAKIEKITLDRDGKAQGVTAFDAD; via the coding sequence ATGAGTGAAACCGCCCAAGATATGTCAGATGACATTGCCCAGTTGAATTTTGAAGATGCGCTTCGGCGTCTGGAAGATATTGTCAGAAAGCTGGAAAGCGGGGATGTACCGCTGGATCAATCAATTGCGCTCTATGAACAAGGCGAGAAACTCCGCGGTTTGTGTCAGAAACGTCTAGAAGACGCGCAGGCCAAGATTGAGAAAATCACGCTTGACCGCGATGGCAAAGCGCAAGGCGTTACTGCCTTTGACGCGGATTAA
- a CDS encoding metal-dependent hydrolase: MFIGHYAPAMIAATHPKAPGLGTLFVAAQLVDFGFFGLAIFGIENFRITPGMTAMNPLDLYDMPYTHSLLGSSVWALGFALLIWLITRNKTGAIIGGIVVLSHWLLDLLVHIPDLTLAGSPPNLGFGLWDYPAIAMPLELLITFGALAFYIFRTRSKAPRSKLALVLLVILLLVFQAFNWFAPEPDVADLAMMITALVAFAVASFAAAFVSSTRTLKHA; the protein is encoded by the coding sequence ATGTTCATTGGGCACTACGCACCGGCAATGATCGCAGCGACGCACCCGAAGGCACCCGGCCTCGGTACGTTATTTGTTGCTGCTCAGCTTGTCGATTTCGGGTTCTTCGGATTGGCCATTTTTGGAATTGAAAATTTCCGCATCACGCCGGGTATGACCGCAATGAACCCGCTGGACCTCTATGATATGCCTTACACACATAGCTTATTAGGCAGCAGTGTCTGGGCTTTAGGCTTTGCGTTGCTCATCTGGCTGATTACCCGCAACAAAACTGGCGCGATTATAGGCGGGATTGTTGTCTTGTCCCACTGGCTGCTTGATCTGCTGGTCCATATACCAGATCTGACGCTTGCAGGATCGCCGCCCAATCTAGGCTTCGGGCTTTGGGACTATCCCGCCATTGCCATGCCGCTTGAGCTGCTGATTACTTTTGGGGCGCTCGCATTTTATATCTTCCGGACTCGATCCAAAGCACCGCGTTCCAAACTGGCCTTAGTGCTTCTGGTCATATTGCTACTCGTTTTTCAGGCGTTTAACTGGTTCGCGCCGGAACCCGACGTCGCCGACCTTGCGATGATGATAACGGCGTTGGTTGCTTTTGCCGTCGCATCTTTCGCCGCGGCATTTGTAAGCAGTACACGGACATTGAAACACGCATAG
- a CDS encoding DUF2177 family protein, translating into MTQFVIAYIIAAIIFGILDFLWLSNMANSLYRPVIGEIMADEFRKAPALAFYLIYLFGIIWFGVKPALANGQWTTALLNGALFGGIAYATYDLTSQAVLKVWSTKITLYDIAWGTFATGATAALTAYLVLKFVKA; encoded by the coding sequence ATGACCCAATTTGTTATCGCCTATATTATCGCCGCCATTATTTTCGGCATTCTTGATTTTCTATGGCTCAGCAATATGGCGAACAGTTTATATCGCCCCGTGATCGGCGAAATCATGGCGGATGAGTTTCGCAAAGCACCGGCGCTCGCGTTCTATTTGATCTATTTGTTCGGAATTATCTGGTTTGGTGTCAAACCGGCGCTTGCAAATGGCCAATGGACTACGGCACTTTTGAACGGCGCGTTGTTCGGTGGCATCGCTTATGCAACCTATGATTTAACCAGTCAGGCAGTGCTTAAGGTCTGGTCTACAAAAATCACGCTTTACGATATTGCCTGGGGCACCTTCGCAACGGGAGCAACGGCTGCGCTGACGGCTTATCTCGTCCTCAAGTTCGTCAAAGCTTGA
- a CDS encoding DUF983 domain-containing protein, whose protein sequence is MDDEVIALVKSGMKLKCGHCGQGKLFRGYLKFHDNCPNCDQDLTVADTADGPAFFVGFFTMIVFAPIILVLVQSVETILAKILAFFAGVLVSSLVCLVLLPPVKAILLNLQINYDSGEGTTDK, encoded by the coding sequence ATGGACGACGAAGTGATTGCTTTAGTTAAGTCTGGCATGAAGCTGAAATGCGGGCATTGCGGACAGGGCAAGCTATTCAGAGGCTATCTGAAATTTCATGATAACTGCCCGAACTGCGATCAGGATTTGACGGTTGCCGATACAGCAGATGGGCCGGCTTTCTTTGTAGGTTTTTTTACGATGATTGTTTTCGCGCCGATAATCCTGGTGCTTGTTCAGTCCGTTGAAACGATCCTGGCAAAGATACTTGCGTTTTTCGCAGGTGTTTTAGTCAGTTCGCTTGTCTGTCTGGTTCTTTTGCCGCCGGTCAAAGCTATATTGCTGAATTTGCAGATTAATTATGATTCTGGCGAGGGAACGACTGACAAATAA
- a CDS encoding LysR family transcriptional regulator yields MHPISEMSVFTEVVQSGSFVEAGRRLGLTSSGVSKKISRFEDRLGVRLFNRTTRSLSLTEAGTALFERCEDILAAIEDAEGTAKDLSSVPKGMLRIAASDALSLQVLVPFLDGFSKDYPDVSVLLLQGDGGINLLNERVDVALLFERPAETSFIARKLIDDPWVICASPEYLERYGTPTTSSDLLDHHCLTIHAKGQTSDQWTFDDGNEVQSVRVNSTFSGIGLTVKAAALQNMGIARLAHFLVSSEIATGRLKPVLADQIKVDDRAIYAVYPNRQHLPFKTRVFVDALSQYINENMIAP; encoded by the coding sequence ATGCATCCGATAAGTGAAATGTCCGTTTTTACGGAGGTCGTGCAATCAGGTAGCTTCGTCGAAGCTGGCCGTCGACTAGGACTGACGTCTTCTGGCGTCAGCAAGAAAATTAGCCGGTTTGAAGACCGGTTAGGTGTCAGACTGTTCAATCGAACCACCCGCAGCCTATCACTCACTGAAGCCGGTACGGCCTTGTTCGAGCGATGTGAAGATATACTGGCGGCCATCGAAGATGCCGAAGGCACGGCGAAAGACTTAAGCTCGGTTCCGAAAGGCATGTTGCGTATCGCAGCCTCAGATGCGCTTTCTCTGCAAGTTCTTGTGCCGTTTCTGGATGGATTTTCGAAAGATTATCCGGACGTATCGGTATTGCTGCTACAAGGCGATGGCGGGATTAATCTTCTGAATGAGCGGGTCGATGTTGCCTTGCTATTTGAACGCCCGGCCGAGACATCGTTTATCGCGCGCAAGCTTATCGATGACCCTTGGGTAATTTGCGCTTCACCCGAATATCTCGAACGGTATGGCACGCCCACCACATCATCAGACCTTCTTGACCACCATTGTCTGACAATCCATGCGAAAGGCCAAACGAGTGATCAATGGACATTTGATGATGGCAACGAAGTACAGTCCGTTCGCGTCAACAGCACATTCTCTGGTATTGGGCTCACCGTGAAAGCAGCAGCCCTGCAAAATATGGGCATCGCCCGTCTTGCACATTTTCTGGTTTCTTCTGAAATCGCGACTGGCAGACTAAAGCCTGTCCTCGCCGACCAGATCAAGGTTGATGATCGAGCGATTTATGCCGTGTATCCCAACCGGCAACATCTGCCTTTCAAAACACGTGTCTTTGTCGATGCCTTGAGCCAGTATATTAACGAGAATATGATTGCGCCTTAG
- a CDS encoding DUF1289 domain-containing protein → MESPCKKICAIDAPSGLCVGCGRTLSEIGEWASATPDRQREILSLLPARMDSLGDKKS, encoded by the coding sequence ATGGAATCGCCTTGCAAAAAAATCTGCGCAATAGATGCGCCGAGCGGCCTTTGTGTTGGCTGCGGACGCACTCTATCGGAAATCGGGGAGTGGGCATCTGCTACCCCGGACCGGCAGCGTGAAATATTGTCGTTGCTGCCAGCAAGGATGGACAGTCTTGGAGATAAAAAATCTTGA